The following DNA comes from Camelina sativa cultivar DH55 chromosome 14, Cs, whole genome shotgun sequence.
GGAGGAACACGAAACACACAAACGAAAACATCTCCGGGAAGCTCTGAGCTGACGACGACGAGGAAAATGTGTGTGTGGGTTTCTTGAGAAGGAAACAAGCTGCTGGGAGGAGGAGAAAGATTCGAGGCGTTGAAGAAGTTGGTCATGTCAGTGTATAGAATAGAacaaaggaggaggaggagaaagagaaaactgTGGGATTAGCCCATCATCCATCATTCATCTCTGGAACCGCGATTTCAACTTCCAACCAAattctaatttcttttttttgttgccttAAACAACATATTCAACCACgtcctttttttaaaaaaaaaaataatgaaaactcaaataaattagatttatttttaatatgtttttgtaaaaaaaaaaaaagtatgaatgAGATGCCCTTCCATTGCTTTTGCAATATAAAGGTACCCAAAAAAACCTAGTATGTAGTCAAAGTATATGATAATAATGATATTTAATTAGGTAGATCATCaaatttttgttcaaaattagCAAAACAAAGTGAGTgaccaaaattgtaattaaagaaacattttTCGCgcataatttttcatttataaagtCTGTGTCATGTTTTAAAAACATAGCGTGTTAAAAACggaaagttagaaaaaaaagagtatatgtCGGATATCcgaatataaataaaaaccgagtgaggacaaaaaaaTACCACACTTATTTTCAACcacttgaaaatatttttttgcataattcATTAACCATAATTAtctaatgaaaatattatagaatatatcAATTCAAATTCTTGTGGATTGTGTCATAATTACATTGTTTAATTGTattattacttctttttttggtcaaacttttttttggtaggattgTATTGGTCAATCTTTGATTAGAGATAGaaataatattgtatataatatagaaaaagttCCATGCGATGTGTGGGtacaataaacataataaaatatttgtttagttattttaaaatacattcaataataattaacattaatctaTTAGTTTTTACActttaaagtaaaaattgaagccaaattaatttatgatagactaatttaaaaatataaaatatgttctaatatatttaaaaaatcacattgtattcaataatcatatatattgtattaaagacaatactcaaatacaattaaattatatttaatattctataagttacagtttgactttctttaaaatgtatgtatcaaaagaaaataaaaataacataattgcttaaaaacattttctagcaacaatataagttttttctataaaaaattatcaaatagatcaaaagaaacaaagtataATATTGATAGATTAACTGGAAACTAAAAATCTATTAGATTTTAAGTATTTTTATCTagaatttattatattaaaaatttatcaaatatcaaaagaaacaaagtacaaTATTTACTAACttcaaaacatgaacaaaatGTAGAAACCAAGGgtaaaaaagatacaaaatatcTTGTATCTCTTCTAAAAGCGAGAATATGTCATGTGTTTTAGATCTTTTTCATCTAGCCTTTTCACAGATGGTCCAAAATTTTGACTATACTTATTTGTTTCAAAACCCACAAAAATCACATaaatgagaaaaacaaattgagattttttagttaaacaaaaatttataaatttatgtgagaggtagaatatgatgaaaaattacaatGAAGAATTATTCTtgaattactaaaaaaatattcttgaattactgaataattattaaaaattacaatgttatatacaatattgataaatgatgcCTCATTAGTAATATATGATATGAGTTGCAAGctaaagaaattataaatatatatatatatatatatatatatatatatttctttctttaaatgacATATACTTTAGTTATTTctctctaaatatatataattattgaatttttgtaattatatatattaatatatactttagtttgttttaattagaatcaaattgcaaaataatgtaataatcatatcatgttaattatttctattaaagtaaagaaataaaagagaaaatcattattttggacaatatgctacacaaataaaataataaattgaatatcttgtaatatataatatcaatttatattttgttttcaatataaataatataatatatgtcaTATAAAGTCAATtgaaaaaatacactaaaaatattaaagaaaaatgacAAATGTTGCAAGAAGAGAGTGATAAATGGCAATATCTTATAGCTTCTCCAAGAAAAATctaactttattatataaaattattgaaaattacaatgttatggtaattatatacaatattaataaatgatGCCTCATTAGTAATATATGATAAGAGTTGCAAGCTAAAGAATTATGTCtctctaaatatttataaataatatatattaaatatttataaattatatatattaatatatactttagtttgttttattacaatgaaattagaaaataattaatagatattatttttggaaCATCAAAAGCTAGATGTCTTTTGGTTCTCTTTAaacatttttggtaaaaataaagattaatttgttttgtttagaattAGCAAATGCAAAGTGTATTCGATCCTTTCTTCGTCTGTAACGACGAACCAatttacagagaaaaaaaaacatctgacAAGATTTGTTCCGACAACAAAGTTATTTGgtcagaaaacataaaacagatCCTAGAAAGAGCAAGAAAAAATATGAGGAGACACAACTCACACAACTCGCAAGTTTCAATTCCCATAGTCCCTCACAAAACAAACCTCTACAATGGTGAGTTGATATATACCTAAGAGTAGAGAACAACTAAAAAcagatttacaaaaaaaacattcttgtCTTTTTTGAACCTACAAGCTCTTGTTcatggagaagaagatatggTCATGGTAATCATGAACATTAAGCTGTTTCAGCCACGAATCCGCTGCACTGCGGAGATAAAGTAGACGTTCGCGGTCACATGATTCTTGATTCCCCCACAAATCTCCTTGCAACTTGTAGGAAACTAAACCAAAAGGAGGCAAAGGAAGCCTCTTGGTCATTGATTCGTCCTCACAGCacaatgtttcttcttccatggTTTCATTTATTTCATCGTCTCCCTCTACCAAATTACCTAAGAAACCGAACATCAAAAGCTAGACGTTTCAACAGTTTGTACCAAAACATGTATTTAAGGCTAAGCTAATAGTTTCTACAACACTAGCTATTAAGGATTATACCATGCATGAACAGAAGTTTCTACCTTGGAAAGCCGAAGATAGCGTATGATAACTCAAGAAACACGTCGATAAGTCTTTATCCATCTTCCGAGATGGAATATGGTAGATCGGATACCTAAATTCGTAACAAAAGTTGAAGACTTAGCTTCCATCATCATTGTCTCATCGAGGCTAGAAAACACTTGCATATCAAATAAGCAGATCAGTTTCTATACTTACCAAGCAATGGCCATCCAACTTGCCGGAGACAAATCAACATTCCTTAGAGTCATAAGTCCCGGATACTTCTCAGCCAGTTCTTTTACCTAAAATAAACCAAATGTAAGATACAACTCTCTAAGTTACTTCATTAATTAGGTCATTTAGGCAAGACTAATTTAAGTGAATGGGATCACTAGGAAGGAAATGAAGGCAAACCTTCGTAGTAAGAGGAACCCGCAAGTGCGGTCTAGCGGACTCAAAGTACTGAAAATCAATGGAACCGAGCTTATCACGCATCAACGAAGAAACGCCATCGATTTCATAACCAGAATCCTCAGAAACAGAATCCCATAATTTGCTAGAACCACTGCTCAGTGACCTTGAAAACTTGTCAATCTCACTATCATCACTCCAACATTCACTCTCACAATCAACCACATCACTCTGGTTCCTACAAAAACCATCTCAAGTTGCTTCAGAACACTATTGTCCCCAATtgataaaactaaaagaaaaagaaaaaaaaaagaataagtgGGAAAGTCAAACCTGGAAAAGGGTGAAGATTTGTTGTTAGTATAGAGTTGAATGGCGGATAGATAGGGGACATAGTACTGCATAACGGATTCACCATTGTTTAAATCAACCTTTGTTCCGAGTCCATAAGCGCTCAGCTCATCAAGACAGTCCCAAAGATCACTAAGCTTGAAACATTCAATCTCATCTTTGCTCTCTTGGATCCAAAAACTGTTCAAATCGCAGCtctgcaaaataaaacaacaacaaaaagatcaaAGTTATTAGTAAAAAGTAAAGtaatattaatcaattattAAACCCACTTTGTAATTCAACACTGTTAATAGTAATAAATTCACCcccataagcagttaattaacCACACATATaattacaataattaattgCTGAAAGCGATAGTCATCTAATGGTATAAAGATGAAGAAGCCACATTCACAGGATATACCTTAGCAATCCAGAATATTCAAACCTATTTCAGtataagacaaaaataatttgattttttaagtatttcatTTTCAACACACAAAATGGCAAAATGCTGTCGCAAGGTTTCCACGTGGTGAAAGAAAACTACACGAAATGCCATGAAAATACTCAACTTTaccaacaaaattgtatttttaataatttagtgATTCTGTcgatatgtaatttaaaaacaCGAGATTAATTAGGACTAAATCTGAGTATATATGCTTGACGTGGAGGATTCTCGGAAGCTAGAAAAGAAATCACACCAAtagaaagaaaattacaaacgaAAACAATTActgtagtaatttttttattaataaaggtaattaaaaaaaaaagagagaagatgttacaaaaaagaaaacaataaggTTACCTgtgataaagagaaagaaggaggCTTCGGAGTGATTCCTAAAAGAAATCTCTCAAGACTTGATCGGAGTTTCGTCGACGATGATGACCTCCACCACATTCTCTCTCCCTCCATCTCTCacttttagatatataaaaaaaaagaactaaaaaacACCTCtcttagaaaattaaaaaaaaaaaaagaaaccgaaGATATGAGTTTACTGAATTTTAAATCTATGAGGAGAAtcttttgggggaaaaaaaaaaaaaaacagaagttgCAGAGAGTTTGAATGAAGGTTTTTTGGAGTATGACTTGCTtgtctatttattattattgcaaagaagaaaagaaaaaacgaacACGTCCAaaaaagcttctctctctctctctctcctctgtctTTTTCACTCTCTTATCGTGTAAATctattttatgttgttgtttttaggTAATTCAGCAATTCAccctgtctctctcttttttctccctttttatGATCTTATcgttaatctttttattttattttattattattacttttgttagctaatttattttcaaagtcaaaatgaacttttctttttgggtcAAATCTCCTCAAAGTgaacatttttctaaaataaacaCGAATAGTAATAGTTGGTTAAGCCTCATTCAaaaggaaaaatccaaattttaaattttaaaaaaaactcggaaaaagctttttttttcttttattgaaatgctgttaaaatatattcaaagcAAAATAGCTAAACATAGATACTGATTTTTTGCccctttttctttaataaattttcCATTTTCAGATTTTCATTAATCATCCCCTTTTGAATTAACACCAGaaattatatgcatatatatatatatattacaaatatattaatttaatggTTAAATCCACTATTAAAAAATGgttaaattcaattttatatgaatttaaactatttttagaaataataatttttgtccACATTTACGATATTAGAAACCAGAATATGCATAAAACTTTGTAGATCATGCCAAGATTTACGTACTACTTTTCAatactgaagaaaaaaaaactatttattaattcttctattttttattagttgtcgtttaaggttgttttccacaaattaaaaaaactatttaattttttgttttattcatttttaatatattttctaatctttctattggtcaaaacattaaaacagttagataaaattagaatattcaccaaacatttgcattggaaatctaaaacgacaagtattatgacacaaaattttaattttagaacaacaactaataaaaaacggagggagtacttATTAGTACATTATTCagcaaaaataagaaaaaaaatactattaataCCTTATATACAGGGAACGTATGTGGTATAAGGGAAAAGGTTTGTGAGCATTTTATCCAAAGGTTTACAGTATcgtcattttttttgtgtgtgtgcgaCATAGTAATAAAAGACttttagaagaaacaaacagTGTATCTTTTACTAGTGTTAAATTTTGACAGAATtgatagaatgaaaaaaaaagaagaaaccacaGACAGACAGTAACTGTGTGTGAAAGAGAGTGATGAATTAATCTGGTCGCCACATGTTGTCGATGAAGCAAGGCTGCGTCGATCTCTCGCGTTTTGCCTCTCTTTCTAATTTGTCCTCTTCCTTATTTGTCTTTtccctttttatctttttctttcactttgCACATACGAAAACAAAATTGGATTTGATAAATTACACTCGTCATGTATtgcatgtttttaatttattatttacactCTAATTTAATTGATGAAATATCAGGAACTAAATAAGTCAATAACATTTAATCCAACAATCTATGACTGTTAGTAATTTCAGTACAATGATgtatcacaaattcacaacttTTGAAGTCCGATagacttgttaaaaaaaaaacgttttcgAAAAATAAACTTTCACTATCACAAATTTACAAGAGACCTCTCTATAcaattttacttgtttttttaaaaactatatttaattcTGTTAATGTCTCTCTACTGGTTTCTTTAGAATTGAGTCACGTGTTTTGGTCTCTTCTTGTCGTTTTCCTCGTTTCTAATAATcaatcatttattattattttttgtaacgAATACAATAACTTATCACCTCAATTTTCTCGTCTTTGCGGTGATATTGACTTTAGTTTGCTTGAGAATTAGTTCTGTATATTTACACTCGTcatgtttttcttattaaaaacaaagaacgaAAGTTAAGTAAAAGCTATTTTTGTCACCAGATACATATatgcatttgtttcttttttcctcaCAGTAAACACGGATTCAAtagttcaaagaaaaaaaagcacgGTTTCAAAATacctttggaaaaaaaaacgaaagttCAATTATTGGGCCTTAAGATCCATTACTATACgttccattttgttttttggacttCTGTCTCTTTTGTTCACACATGCCTTGACCTAGtagaattttataaacattttagcCCAAATATAACTTTCTATGAGTATCTCTTGGTTCTGTCATGATGAATCTTCGAAAAATCAAAGGGGCATAGAACTTGGTACACATTTGTTTTAATTGCAAAGGTATATAAATGCCTGTCTTCTCTGTCTGAATCTGAATCATCAAGGATGAATGTCTAATAATACTGttagaatatttatttatcaaaactaCCATTTATCCGCACATCTACacacataattttattagttgAAACAATTACAGAAATAAAAGGTGTATTTGgccataatttattttattttttaaaaaggtttagCTTAGCAAAGTGCTTTTTCCCCTGTGCATATTACTCAATCATATATGTTGGAATAATTTTTAGTCAGTGAAATCCATgagaaatatgtatattttagttGACTAACAAAAATCGAAAGTCTTAccaattgaaatatataattaagccaTGAATGTATGCAAGTTTTAAAGTggttttggtttatggttttttaaatttgtatgaaaaaaaattaaaactagagATGGAAAAAAGTTAGTCAACCGATGAAGCatagatttagattttgtttgagAACTGACAAAAACTACTCCAtcaaaagttagttttttttttttttttgaaaaccacTTTTCTCACAATTCCCATtgactacaaaataaaattttgaaaaagctaaaactaaaaaacaacTTCAAAATCTACAATCAATAAATCATTCAAAGCCTATGCCTATAGTTTCCAATAATTACTTTTACTTACTTAATTTTGTTACCATTAATGACAAAATGGACCTACGATAGAATGCCATCAAAGGGTCCTTAACAAGTACCAACAAATGAAGAATAGACTCGTACTCTTTTCTAATATTTCGGCACTTTTCTGTCAACAATATTTCAGCATTTACACACAcatgttttataattaaaagacaAATTATTATGGTTCTTCTTGTTGTATCATACAtgtctactactactactactacttagACCAAAAATATAGCAGATGAACTACAAAAAAAGACTTCAATATCAAACTATCATATCAAAGCATATAATTTCTTCTAAGATATTTCCTTCATAACTAACTAATCTATGTAACCCCTTTTCAAAACCATTAAGGCACtagttatcaaaatatatagttCATCATCTATTAGAacataataacaatataaaaacaaCTTTCACTCAAATATGAAaagtaaagtaaatatataacttaaaaaaatgggtcagatTTGGGGTGGTCTATTCATTTACTAAATGCAAACTTCTATCGACTACCAGACTACAATAAAtgcaaacaacaaccaaaaaagatgaaaattcaCCACATCAACAAAAATCTAGACcccacttttattttttctttttagattttttcattCAATTCTTCTCCCAACCATCTCTTTGCTGTCTTCATAACTATCTCATTTCTTGTTCGATTCAAGAAcccttttttttccaaaacaaacaaataaaagaaaactcatTATCTTGTAGATGATAtagataaaaaagagagagaaaaaaaagaaaagaaggagaaggagaagtgtTTGTTGTGTTTTCAGTCATTCAACAAGTTCATGAGAATAGAAACGAGTCCAAGTTTGTTGTTCATGCAATATTCTCATGACTCTGTTACATTACTCAACTCTTTTATCCTGACTTCCTTCTACTTATATTTGATCCATTAACTTTTCTTATCTATCAGAGTTCAAACAACGTTCACACTTTTTCCATTTCATTAGACAAAACCCCTTTTTCTCGGATTCtgcgttttttttctttttcaagaaacacacaaaatccTCTGTTTCCGGTTTAAAGAGATGGAGATAGAAGCAAGCAGACAACAAACAACCGTACCGGTTTCATCCGGCGGAGGGAATTTTCCGGTTGGTGGGTTAAGTCCGTTGAGTGAAGTTATATGGAGAGAGAAAGCTCCAACGGAGTTCGTCGGAGACGTCTCTGCGAGGCTTACGTGGCAAGATCTGACGGTCATGGTTACTATGGGAGATGGTGGGACTCAAAACGTTCTTGAAGGTCTTACCGGTTACGCTGAACCGGGATCTCTCACGGCTCTCATGGGCCCTTCCGGCTCTGGCAAATCAACTATGCTCGACGCTCTCGCTAGCCGCCTCGCCGCTAACGCTTTCCTCTCCGGCACCGTTCTTCTTAACGGCCGCAAAACCAAACTCTCCTTTGGAACAGCTGTTAGTATTTTTTATGCTGCCCCTTATGCTTTGATTTCACTTAGCTTAcattatttttgtcttggtatgtatatataaagaatgTTCTTGGATTTTGGAGCTTAGCTATTCATAGTTTGTtggaaaacagaaaacaaatatagtATACAAGCtgtgtttttcaattttgacgaatcttattatataatttacagGCATATGTGACGCAAGACGATAACTTGATTGGTACGTTAACTGTGAGAGAGACTATTTGGTATTCAGCGAGAGTTCGTCTTCCGGACAAGATGTTACGGTCGGAGAAGCGTGCGCTTGTGGAGAGGACAATCATAGAGATGGGTCTTCAGGATTGTGCTGATACTGTTATAGGAAACTGGCATTTGCGTGGAATTAGTggtggagagaagagaagagtcaGTATTGCTCTTGAGATTCTCATGAGACCTCGTTTACTCTTTCTCGATGAGCCAACAAGTGGTCTTGATAGGTAACAAGACAGCTTCTTCAATTTTCCAATTCTGGTAACTGTTATTATTTATCAAGCTTGA
Coding sequences within:
- the LOC104740482 gene encoding uncharacterized protein LOC104740482, producing MEGERMWWRSSSSTKLRSSLERFLLGITPKPPSFSLSQSCDLNSFWIQESKDEIECFKLSDLWDCLDELSAYGLGTKVDLNNGESVMQYYVPYLSAIQLYTNNKSSPFSRNQSDVVDCESECWSDDSEIDKFSRSLSSGSSKLWDSVSEDSGYEIDGVSSLMRDKLGSIDFQYFESARPHLRVPLTTKVKELAEKYPGLMTLRNVDLSPASWMAIAWYPIYHIPSRKMDKDLSTCFLSYHTLSSAFQGNLVEGDDEINETMEEETLCCEDESMTKRLPLPPFGLVSYKLQGDLWGNQESCDRERLLYLRSAADSWLKQLNVHDYHDHIFFSMNKSL